The following nucleotide sequence is from Dromaius novaehollandiae isolate bDroNov1 chromosome Z, bDroNov1.hap1, whole genome shotgun sequence.
agaaaatcccTCCTTGCTGATCAAATGACAAAAATACGATATAAGCAATTGCTCACATCGGAAAACTATTTTGTTTGGactatttttcattaaaacttaCCCAAGCAATTCATTTCCCTGAACATTCTTTGGAAAGAGAAGAGCCCCCAAAGAATCCTCAAAATATATTCTCGACTCTTTGCACATTTTTTAGAGCGGGTTTTGTTTATTCCACCGTGGATGGGTCAGCGTTATTCAGCATTTGTAAGGCCGCAGAGAAAGAAGCCTCTTACAAAATCTTAGAGCGgtaagaagcaaaacagaaacactgTTTTAGAAGCAGCAGGTACCATTTCTGGTCTAGGACCTGTAGCGAAGGTAGCTGCTTTTCAGACCTAGCAATGGAACAATTAATAAAGGAACCCATTAAGGTCTGATTGTTGCTGCTAAAAAGGAAGGTTGAATTTCAGTCCTTTGAAGTAACTGAGAATGATTCAGGCCTCATTACAGAGATATAATCTACATTCATACATTTATGTTAGTGATTCAAATCTATTGGGACAGATTGAATTCCGTTAAATAGTGCATCTTTCCTGTGGAACTTTTCTCAGGCTTTCTCAGGCTAACCTAAGAGGTGACCTAACAATACAAAGTAGTGGGGTATTTAGGGATTCAACTGTGCTATAAAAGAAAGGCTATAcagaaagtagaaaaaagaaCGAGATATAATCTAAAAAGCTATGTCAGCTTTTCATTTGGACTCTGTTTTGTAAATGCCCTCCCTGTCATCACACGGGATAGAAAAGGACTCTATGTGTTGTAGTGGCTTTAAGTACTGCGCTGATTATTGCACCTGCCAGGACCAGATTTCATACGAAATTCTGCAGATCTAGTTTTTTGTTCTTAACTCATACAACCAACCACAAGCTAAAAACAGGTCTAAGCAGAACTCTTTGAGAAGAGTAAATTcaagtgggcttttttttttttttttaagcagtaagGGTTAAATATATCTGTTTGAGCTCTCGCTGCTATTTTCTCTTGCCATTACAGGGAACTTAAAATGCCAGTTTACTGTATTATCCAACATTTGACaggaaaaagagcaaatatgAATGGTTTCTTCAAATGTATAAATTTAAGACATTTTGTAATTATTTATGGTTTAAGATGTTGGAATCAAAAGAACCTGAGTTTCAGAAATCTTACATTGTATCCTTCATGACTTAGACAGCAAGCAAACATGGAAATTAGCTTTGTAGACACACACATAAGCTGTCCAGCATTCACCACACAGTAggcttttgcttttcattttgtttttatttctttttttttattagttgcCACAAAAGGAAAGCCTAAATCAGATTCACCAAAAATTTTTCTGAAACACTTTGCACTCAGTGcaaatacatgcaaaataaatactCTGAAGTACCATAAACAACATCATAAAACATATTGATTCTAACATTAAATGGTTTCATTTTTAAGGCTGTTTAAATGTCGCCCCCAGAAGCCGAACACATAAATTTAAGAGCCAACTCTTTCCAGAATAAATACCATAATTGGAGAAAATCATTTCTAATTTCTGTTGTGAAGCTAACAATATATCTAACATCCTAATCTAATGAATCAGCCTAATTTTAGAACTATTTGTCCTTTTCTGCATATTCTGTTGTTTAAATTAAGATTGACTCCAAATGCCAAATGTAATTGCATAGGCAGTTTTCCATTGCATTCCACTGATCTGCATTATTAAACTGTGTCTTGTTTCGAAATGTTCTGGTTTTACCTCGTCCGTAACTCACTGTTTCTGCACCAGTTCACGTCCCCGCGACTCCGCTCTCTCAGCGAGTATTGCACCTACCTGCACTCCAAGCCAGTTATTCTACAATACTCAGTGCTGACCCAAAATGGAACGTCTCGCATGCTGCCTGTATCCTGTCTGTCCCGGCTCCCTTATTATGGTGTTAAAACATAGTACATCGTATGGCAGATGCCTGTTAATTACAGGCTAACTTGACAGTTCAGTACTGGGATGGAAAAATGAATCTGTTGTAACATTCAGCATGTGAAATGACAAATCCTATGAGCAGAGACGGAATCAAAGGAAAAACCAACAACATATGCCCCTCCACGAAAAATAATAGCTTGAAAAATCGCTTTAAAATAGCCTCGAAAATAGAAATTTTTTATCTTTCTGGCAAAGGAAACTgcgttagtttaaaaaaaaagacagcaaaacattCAGACAGGTTTTATGGGGAAACCTTTGCAATCCTAATAAAGCCCCTTCTGCTTTGAAGTCAGACGCTGATTCAGTAAATGACTCATGTTAGCAATTAGAAAATGGTCATTTAGGGCCCTGATTTCATTCGAGACAAGGAGGGTGAGGGTGGGGAAAGAGACACAATAAATCTTGAGAGGCTTAAAAGGAAGAGCAGGCTAAAGTGTGaactttttatttcagcaacGGAAGCGAGAAATCAGTGATTCattaaaggagagagaaagacctCCATGGAAGCTggcaaagaaggaggaaaaggagctaATTATGTCTCTTCCCTTTTTACTCTCTCGGACCAGCATATAATCTGCTTTTCCAGGGTCTGCCTGTAGTATATACTTCTTTCCAACCTCTCCACCCAACCCCTCCTCCagcaggggggagggggagctccAGCAGGCAACAAGCTCCAGGTGGCTTTCTCAAGCACTTCgctgccaaaaaaataaaataaaatcctgcgCTAGAAAACAagtttcttggggggggggggaggaaggcctCCCTAGAGGGGATTGGTTCAGCCGGGAAGACAGGGAAATTAGTAAAGCATGAGCCTCCAAGCCATGCTGGTGGCCAGCGCTCAGAGGAGAAGGACGCTGTAGGAGCAATTAGCAGcgagctggcggcggcggcggctgctgccgcccgggAGGAAGCCGGGCAGCTCCTGCGGCTCCCTCCGCAGCAGGCATTTGCTCACTCCAACTGCAAAAGGGTTTCAGATGTCCCACCGCTGCTTGACCCCCTGCAAATAAGGGTTGACCACCAGAGGCACATCCCACCTCTGACTTGTAATCGCTGACATTTAGGCTACAGCTTCCAACCTGTTTACAAccaaagggggagggagaggaagggaagggggggagacAAGTTGggatttttcccctctctctctctttctttttcctctctctctctctctggattttttctttttttttttttttttaatactgttctggagaattcaaagcaaaacaaagaaactgCCTCCTCTGGGGCTGTCAGTGAGAAAGGACGAGTTGTGCAACTGGTTTGGGATTTGCAAAAAAGCAAAGGGGTGGGGATCAGAAGAAGGTGCAAAGCCACAAAGTGTgagcgtgagtgtgtgtgtgtaaaggaGCGTGTGCGTGAAAAGTCCCTTCTAGCACCCCTTTCTGctggttgttgttgttattgttgcttACTTTGCTGTCATCTATTTTTCAGACCTTTCTGCATCTAAGATGGTGAAGAAAGGAGTGAGGAAGAGAACAAAATAACTACTGGGAAGTCTCAAACCAGGttggggagtgtgtgtgtatgggggggtggggtggggaagagaaaaaggaaagaggattAACCACagcaacccccccaaaaaaaccaacagCTCTCATTTCTGAGGGAGGACTCGCAGGATTAAAAGGCAGCAACTTCTGAGGCGATTTGTCCCCTGAGTTATGGATGTTGGTGCACTTACTTCAGGCCAGATCAGAGCTCAGAGGGATCTAACCAGAAGCAGCAACCACCGGCTCTCCACTTGCCTTTTACCAGGTTTTACCCTTCCAGTATGTTTCTTTTGATAAGACATTTTCCAGCGCCCAGAGTTTCAGTACAATGTGCAAATGGATACTGACAAATGGTGCCTCAGCCTTTTCCCACCTGCCTTgttgctgcttgctgctgctcttcttggTGTCTTCTGTGCCTGTCACCTGCCATGACCTCGGCCAGGACATGCTGTCCCCGGAGGCCACCAACTCTTCTTCTTCAtcatcctcctccttcccctcgtccttctcctctccttccagtGCGGGGAGACACGTGCGGAGCTACAATCACCTCCAAGGAGACGTGCGCAAGAGGAAGCTCTACTCGTACAACAAGTACTTTCTCAAGATCGAGAAGAACGGCAAGGTCAGCGGCACCAAGAAGGAGAACTGCCCCTTCAGTAAgtaccgccgcgccgccccggccccggccccggccccgagcgccccgcggcggcgccgcgccccgccgccgcccgcagctccgggcgcccgagccccgcggcgggagggggcgagGGGCGGGTGTGTCGGGGGGCTCCTCTGCGggcggctccccgcagccccggctctGCAGGTCTCGCCGGGCGCGCTTGCTTTGCAAACGGCTTCGCCGAGCACAGTGTGTTTCTTTGCCTGGCGGAGGGGCAAATTAGCAAGATTTGCAAGGATGTGGCGCGGAGCGTGTGTGTGAGGGGGGGGGGCATTGTCTCCCGGGCCTGAACGTAATTATCCGCTGTCGTTAAAGCGCCCTGATGAGGACGCGCTATTAAAACAATGCCTCGGCTTCCCCGCACGCACACGCTCCGCTCTCCGAGCCCTGCGCCCgcgccccctcctccccgcgccccgACGCGGCGCGTTTTGCTTTGCGCCGGGCTCCATGTGCGCCGaggggctcccgcggccgcggggagccggtgCGCGGCCGCCCGCGGTAACGCGATGCTCGTGCCTGCCGCGTCCCTGGCATATGtgctgcgccccgccgccgccgagctcTCGGGTTGCAGCGCCGCTATACTACTACTCACTCCATTGTAAACATCTGGGGCTGGATCCGCACAGACCTCACACacatttcattgtcttttttttttttttaagaaataatttcaaaGTAAAAGTCATAAGGCTGTTTCCATGGCTGTAGTTTCGAGCTTTTTTGTAGTACTAATTAGGCTTCTAGTAATAGCAGGCTTCTGGTAATGTATTTCTGGCTGTCAGTGCTAGAAATGTAACCTTTACTGGGTTTTCTTGCCTGTGCAATCTCACATTGAAGTAACTGTAGTAAATCACAATATATTGCATTGTAACTCTTAAGTGACTGCATCCCACTATAGCAGCATGCTGAAAAAGTAAGCTCTGTTCTGCAAGTGTTTGAGTGAGCTTTCTTACTTGTTTCGCTGCTGGAGAACAGCTCTTTTGGTTCTTCGGTTGTTTTTTGTAAATCCAGATAAACCTAGGGATAAATCTGCTGTTATATTAAAGAGATGTAGGTACCCCCCTTATTAGCTAATGTGTAAAGTGTGGAATACTTTAGCAGGTTGCCATGCTGTGTGATCAACATTACCGTTAATTCCCCTGTACTTCTATTAAACACCCACAACATACGCTTACAAACAGGGAGGAGAGGGCTGCTGTATCATGTGTCATTATTTCACTTGCTCCACCTTGCAACTTCATACTTTATCATGCACTTCATGTTTATAAAGGCTTTAGATGTCAAAGCAGCTGAATCTTACCACCTCACTTTTATATTTCATAGAAAGCCAGTTTCTTGAAAAACAGAGCTATGATGAAGGCTTCATTTTGATGAATTTGTGCTTAACTAGGTCTTTGCACTGTATGTCTTACATTACTTTTGTTTATAGAGCAGGATAGTGTGATTCCCCTAAAATGGGATTCTGAAAGCTCTGTATGCATCTCTGGAAACAGCAAGCCATTCAGTTCAGAGTACTGCTGCAGAACAGGATATAAGGGGCCGATCCCACAACAGGGTATTCAGATAAGGAACTACTCATCTGAGCAGCCCCACTTAGCCAGTAGAACGGTTCAGTAAGTAAAGCTGCGTACAAGTATGCGTTCCTGCAGGATCTTGCCATGAGGAGGTAGAATAAACCGAGATGCACACATACATCTTTCAAGGCCCAATATGTCAGTCTGCACTCAAGGACAACTCACCGTAACTAAAGGATATGACTCTTTCTCCTAGTTTTCTAGTCAGTGCATCAGAAAGAAAATTGGCATGCTTGATGATGTCATGGTTGTTTTCACATCTGCAGAGTATctactgaaaaagagaagaatatttttttcatataaatacaAACCAATGGCTTTATTATGCATAGTTGTATCCCGTCCCTCAAGTTTATGTGCAATGGAGAAAGGAGTCCCATTTTCTCAAAAATACTAGCTTGCTAGCTCCATTTACACTGTGTCTGATTCAGTGATGTATAAcatctttaaaatgcaattaGGACTTTGCTAGCAGAAGAAAGATCAAACAGTTATGTGCTCTTCTTTAATATTCCTTATAATTTGTGGTGTGAAATTGTGTTTTCTGTAAAAGCACATAAGCTGAGACCATTTAAGTGCTGTTACTGCCCCTTAATTTCAAGGGTGTCTGTATCAAAATGTTGCAAGTGATTGGCAAAATCCATGCTTTTCGTGACTTCACATGTAGCTGTTTGATCAGAACGCTGCCATAATCCCCAGCTAGACTGATTCCGTGCAAATATGTGGTATCATTAAGATAGTCTAAAACGTGTAATTACATGCGAGTAAATTTCTGCCATACATAAAGAGTTAGCCAGCCAGCCCACTAAACTGTAGCCTGTTTAACATGAAAGACTATTTAATCTCTAATATAAGTTCCTCTTTCAAAACCACACTTTCCTAAACAAATAATAATGACTATTGACACATAAGACTTTGTTTGAAATATTCTAATTTAgggattcattttcttttctcatatgATAATGTTTAAAATCCATTTATGCTGCAGTAGAATCTTATCTGCAGGGCCGTAAGATCATGATATGTTGTGTAATTAGACAACAGCTTTCATGGCTGGATGCCAGTTAAGCACTGTCAAGTAAGGGGAACAGTTGGAGAAAGACAGAATAAACATTCAGAAAATACAGTTCAGTCCCCAGCCTTTAAAATGGCTCACGCAGCATTCATAGATTTGCTCTATAAATATTGCGTAGCGTGCACTAAATAAAAGTTTACTTTGGCAGATGTTTTCCAACTTGATTGCATGGAACTATTACATCAGCCTTGCTCTACGTATAGGGCGATGGGAACAGAGGTGGCTTGTGACTGTTCTGTCAGGACGCTGGGGAACTTGCATAACTTAGTAGAACTGGAGTGCATCCGTCACTAGATGTATGCTAGACAgtttaggttttgttttattattcCCTGCATATAGAGTTTTGTCCTTGAAATGCAACCGCTCAATACTAGCTCGtacctcagcagcacagctgtgAAGTCCCTTGCCCCCATTCTTGATAGGTCCATTCGTATATGTGAATAAGGACAGCTCTCCTGCTTTCTGGTGACTCAAGTACctgcagggaaaaacaaaaccagaaaacctcCAAAGATTTATTACAAAAGTATTAGCTATAACTTGACATTTGAGATGACCAAGAGGAGCTTTCACCGTATGTAAAAATGGAGAAATAACTGCATGTGTGCGGATTCTGACCTTACTTGCACCCAGAAAACTTCTCGGAAGTTAGTGAATCTCTTTGGGTTTAATGGGCAGTATGGTTTGGGCTACATGGTATATGATAAGCTGATTCACGACAGCCTGAACTTATTTTTAAGTGTTATGCTGCCAACATACATTTTTAGTTGAATTATAAGGCAACCATTAACACTGCTATGAAGTACATGGACTTCAAATATAGTTACGGGAGAGAAATAATGCTTACAATACAACACGATACAATAATTCTTAATTAGCAGCACCTAATCTGCAGTCTATAGTAGGAGTTCTGCCTGAGCAAGAATTGCAGGATCAGGCCATTAATGAGGTACATGTTTATGGAGTGGAGTCTACGTCAATATGAGAGTGGATGTTAGTGGGAAGAATTAATGGGGCGATTCTTACGGGCTTTGGACCCAGCTCTGCTTGCAGTGCTATGCAAAACCTACAGTAGATGGCGGCACAGCCACTGTCTGGTGTCACCTCTGCTCGAAGTAGGTGGACAAGAaggggccagatcctcagctgtaTGAGCTCATTTAGTTCCAGCAAAGCTACAGGGGCTTACACCAGCCAAGAGGCTATTAACTGGCTTTCTGAACATCCAGAGTGGATTAATCCGAACAGTACAAAGGCACCCTCAATGCAGAATAAGAGGGTTCACTGGGGTAGCTAGCATGACATAATTAGCTACTCTTCACAAGCTAACCTGTTCCAGGCTTTTCC
It contains:
- the LOC135323486 gene encoding fibroblast growth factor 10-like; its protein translation is MCKWILTNGASAFSHLPCCCLLLLFLVSSVPVTCHDLGQDMLSPEATNSSSSSSSSFPSSFSSPSSAGRHVRSYNHLQGDVRKRKLYSYNKYFLKIEKNGKVSGTKKENCPFSILEITSVEIGVVAVKSIKSNYYLAMNKKGKVYGSKEFNSDCKLKERIEENGYNTYASLNWKHNGRQMFVALNGRGATKRGQKTRRKNTSAHFLPMVVMS